One stretch of Gammaproteobacteria bacterium DNA includes these proteins:
- a CDS encoding MBL fold metallo-hydrolase, whose amino-acid sequence MQLAFLGATGTVTGSKYLMTVGGKQILVDCGLFQGFKQLRLRNWAALPFDARALDAVILTHAHLDHTGYLPLLVKNGFTGPVYCTQATSELCALLLPDSGHLQEEDAAYANRGGFSKHQPALPLYTEDDARRALLRLKPIAFERDVDLGAGVNFSFLPAGHILGAAMVKLHHAGTSILFTGDLGRANDLLMLPPTPVPRADYVVVESTYGSRRHDARDPRERLAEILNRTFERGGAVIVPAFAVGRAQTLLYYVHLLKSAKAIPDVPVFLNSPMAVNVTQIFHQHRGEHRLTPEQCDAMCAVATYVNSVDESKALNARKGPMIIVSASGMATGGRVLHHLKTFAPDARNTILFAGFQAGGTRGAAMLNGVEAVKIHGELVPVRAEVANISNLSAHADYVEILDWLGNFGSAPRQTFITHGEPAAADALCKHIEERFKWNVRVPNDQEQVMLTAELVEKISMS is encoded by the coding sequence ATGCAACTCGCGTTTCTCGGCGCAACGGGTACCGTAACCGGTTCGAAGTACTTGATGACGGTTGGCGGCAAACAGATCCTGGTGGACTGTGGACTGTTCCAGGGCTTCAAGCAACTGCGGCTGCGTAACTGGGCGGCGCTACCGTTCGATGCGCGTGCGCTCGACGCCGTGATACTCACGCACGCACATCTTGATCACACCGGTTACCTTCCGCTGCTGGTGAAGAACGGTTTCACCGGGCCGGTCTATTGCACGCAAGCAACGAGTGAGTTGTGCGCGCTCCTGCTGCCGGACAGCGGTCATTTGCAGGAAGAAGACGCGGCGTATGCAAACCGCGGCGGTTTCTCGAAACATCAACCGGCATTGCCGCTGTATACCGAAGACGACGCCAGGCGCGCATTGCTGCGGCTGAAACCGATCGCCTTCGAGCGCGATGTGGATCTCGGCGCGGGCGTGAATTTCAGCTTCCTGCCCGCGGGACATATTCTCGGCGCGGCGATGGTGAAGCTGCATCACGCCGGAACCTCGATCCTGTTTACCGGCGATCTCGGGCGCGCCAACGATCTTTTAATGCTGCCGCCCACGCCCGTACCGCGCGCGGACTATGTCGTGGTCGAGTCCACGTACGGTAGTCGCCGACACGATGCACGCGATCCGCGCGAACGGCTGGCCGAGATTCTGAATCGCACGTTCGAACGTGGCGGTGCGGTCATCGTGCCGGCGTTCGCGGTCGGTCGTGCGCAAACGCTCCTGTACTACGTTCATCTCCTAAAGTCGGCCAAGGCGATCCCGGACGTACCGGTGTTTTTGAATAGCCCAATGGCGGTGAATGTAACGCAAATCTTTCACCAACATCGCGGCGAACATCGCTTGACGCCCGAGCAATGCGACGCCATGTGCGCCGTGGCGACGTACGTCAACAGCGTCGACGAATCGAAGGCACTCAACGCACGCAAAGGGCCGATGATCATCGTCTCGGCCAGCGGCATGGCCACGGGCGGTCGCGTGTTGCATCACCTGAAGACATTCGCGCCCGACGCGCGTAACACGATTCTGTTCGCCGGTTTTCAGGCCGGCGGCACGCGCGGCGCGGCGATGCTGAACGGTGTTGAGGCGGTGAAGATACACGGCGAACTGGTGCCGGTGCGCGCTGAAGTGGCGAACATCTCCAACCTCTCGGCGCACGCCGATTACGTCGAGATTCTCGATTGGCTCGGAAATTTCGGGTCAGCGCCACGCCAGACATTTATCACCCACGGCGAGCCGGCGGCGGCCGATGCGCTATGCAAGCACATCGAAGAACGGTTCAAGTGGAATGTGCGGGTGCCAAACGATCAGGAACAAGTGATGCTCACCGCGGAGCTTGTCGAGAAAATATCGATGTCATGA